A window of the Myxococcus fulvus genome harbors these coding sequences:
- a CDS encoding respiratory nitrate reductase subunit gamma, producing the protein MSDAFLFNVLPYAAAGVALAGTLWRLTSREPPPPTTPWTPAGRAVLAGVAIVAFFHLLGLAAPRAMQAFNASPARLFTLESLQLIGAMLLAWGLASLGLRKAKEGQWTPALTLGLLFAHVLTAVYIAVALRWGTAWYLHIGVPYVRSLMTFQPDATRMLTAPTVYQVHVLLGFVLLALAPFLRMNRASVPQRAEESVEPGLLGTPREETP; encoded by the coding sequence GTGAGCGACGCGTTCCTCTTCAACGTCCTGCCGTACGCGGCGGCGGGGGTGGCCCTGGCGGGCACCCTCTGGAGGCTCACCTCGCGCGAGCCCCCTCCGCCCACCACGCCCTGGACGCCCGCGGGGCGCGCGGTGCTGGCCGGGGTCGCCATCGTCGCGTTCTTCCACCTGCTGGGGCTGGCCGCGCCTCGCGCGATGCAGGCCTTCAACGCCTCTCCCGCGCGGCTGTTCACGCTGGAGTCGCTCCAGCTCATCGGCGCGATGCTGCTCGCCTGGGGGCTCGCGTCGCTGGGGCTTCGCAAGGCGAAGGAGGGGCAGTGGACGCCCGCGCTCACGCTGGGCCTGCTCTTCGCGCACGTGCTCACCGCCGTGTACATCGCGGTGGCGCTGCGCTGGGGCACCGCCTGGTACCTGCACATCGGCGTGCCGTACGTGCGCTCGCTGATGACCTTCCAGCCGGACGCGACGCGGATGCTCACGGCGCCGACCGTCTACCAGGTGCACGTGCTCCTGGGCTTCGTGCTGCTGGCGCTGGCGCCCTTCCTCCGGATGAACCGCGCGTCGGTGCCCCAGCGCGCGGAGGAGTCGGTGGAGCCGGGCCTGCTCGGCACGCCTCGTGAGGAGACGCCATGA